One Colius striatus isolate bColStr4 chromosome 7, bColStr4.1.hap1, whole genome shotgun sequence DNA segment encodes these proteins:
- the PIDD1 gene encoding p53-induced death domain-containing protein 1 produces MAELLGLRAERGEGAAGAAALAGSCLADNRLNLDVYPDGCCRFLQLFEERQGEVVQVEFLRLSSNDRLLGSTLGILPHLKHLKSLVLKGGYTRDVFGSCQHGSLTSLPSDFGNLRCLTHLDLSFNKLSTLPHCILHLPSLRVLLVSYNRLVALPEAFGSLSKLTFFSAMKNQLKDLPQSIGELAVLQDLDLSENDLESLPEEVGNLHSCTDLDLSGNRLSSIPESFANLKSLRRLHLHSNLLLTVPASLASLPNLSRLDLQNNCLRAVPPEIQTAPFVHLRGNPLGQTEPSPQADESSARELPRLFLASGEDSFTVTSEGCKVVLACGIHFCFPPGAASDPLRIFFRTLTPDPQWVKLRHHDVLLSRVLELQPHGVKFQQEVQIWMPYASPQTLRQREVVVRTFSGQSWSDLRTKVEQKRKSKKHVAHCSVLHFSWFLVVSRLVQNECKVPTEGTLLFSSVDPNIKVTFPPGVTTETRRVKLQVLPVSTEEIEETTAAAGCRASPLLCLSQDSLGAFLRPVRIQLPLPPGVTGLNLDQSRLHLLHGDLEGQTWDDITSQVVLEFTHLYAVFEVTHFSWYWLWYTTKTYIGGIAKKVYERLRMYQVNFIALQRKKDPEQVLLQCVPKHKVDPVLKKLQDRYRGPEPSDMVEMFEGEQFFAAFERGISIDMDRPDCVDGRLSFIFYSHLKNMKEIYVTSPVDRKGQAVKGQVSFYRGAVPESIPEDASRRRKGPNSLWLATLPIKLPRLRPRWGENPGPLNGFSFPPLNLGNAETGYLTQANLLSIARRVGADWQAIGLSLGLTYQQIERIGYNNREDLDKQILDMLFSWAQQNLEDPDCVSKLITAMKDSGRQDIADDIEAIINLGRQKYRESIRRVGLEQESSTEDSAVAMV; encoded by the exons atggcagagctgctggggctcagggccgagcgcggggagggggctgcgggggctgctGCGCTCGCTGGCTCCTGCCTTGCAGACAACAGGCTGAACCTGGACGTTTATCCTGACGGCTGCTGCCGCTTCCTCCAGCTGTTCGAGGAGCGACAGGGAGAGGTGGTGCAAGTGGAGTTCCTCCGGCTGAGCAGCAACGATCGCCTCCTTGGCTCCACACTGGGCATCCTTCCTCACCTGAAGCACCTGAAGTCCCTGGTGCTCAAAG GTGGCTACACCAGGGATGTGTTTGGCTCATGTCAGCATGGCTCCCTGACAAGCTTGCCATCGGACTTTGGTAACCTGAGGTGTCTCACCCACCTGGATCTCAGCTTCAACAAACTCTCCACCTTGCCCCACTGCATCCTCCACCTCCCCAGCCTCCGTGTGCTCCTGGTGAGCTACAACAGGCTGGTGGCACTCCCTGAGGCCTTCGGCTCTCTGAGCAAGCTGACTTTCTTCTCTGCTATGAAAAATCAACTGAAGGATTTACCTCAGAGCATTggggagctggcagtgctgcaggaTCTGGATCTCTCAGAAAATGATTTGGAATCCCTCCCCGAAGAAGTTGGAAATCTGCACAGCTGCACAGACCTGGATCTCTCAGGGAATCGCTTATCAAGCATCCCAGAGTCTTTTG CCAATTTGAAGTCTCTGCGCCGGCTACATCTCCACAGCAATCTCCTGCTGACAGTCCCTGCCTCACTTGCCAGCCTGCCCAACCTGTCCAGGCTTGATCTGCAGAACAATTGCCTACGTGCTGTGCCCCCCGAGATCCAGACCGCCCCATTTGTGCACCTCCGAGGCAATCCCTTAGGACAAACTGAGCCATCCCCACAGGCTG ATGAGTCCAGTGCCAGAGAGCTACCAAGACTCTTCCTTGCATCAGGAGAGGACAG CTTTACTGTCACATCTGAAGGCTGCAAAGTGGTCCTGGCCTGTGGCATCCATTTCTGCTTTCCACCGGGGGCGGCCTCTGACCCTCTGCGGATCTTCTTCCGAACTCTCACACCGGACCCTCAGTGGGTAAAGCTGAGGCACCATGATGTCCTGCTGAGTAGAGTCCTGGAGCTGCAACCTCATGGGGTCAAATTCCAGCAG GAGGTGCAGATCTGGATGCCGTATGCCTCCCCTCAAACCCTTCGCCAGCGTGAGGTGGTAGTTCGGACGTTCAGTGGGCAGAGCTGGAGTGATCTGAGAACAAAAGTGGAGCAGAAGAGAAAGTCAAAG AAGCATGTGGCTCACTGTAGTGTCCTTCACTTCTCTTGGTTCCTCGTTGTCTCCCGACTTGtgcaaaatgaatgcaaagtCCCAACAGAGGGGACGTTGCTCTTTTCCAGTGTAGATCCAAACATCAAAGTGACTTTTCCTCCAGGAGTCACCACAGAGACTCGCAGAGTCAAGCTGCAG GTGCTGCCAGTCTCCACAGAAGAGATAGAGGAAACCACGgctgctgcaggatgcagagccagtcctctgctctgcctctcccAGGACTCCTTGGGGGCTTTTCTGAGGCCAGTGAGAATCCAGCTGCCTCTCCCACCTGGGGTCACAG GGCTAAATTTGGATCAGTCAAGGCTGCATCTTCTCCATGGCGACTTGGAGGGCCAAACCTGGGATGACATTACCAGTCAGGTGGTGCTGGAATTCACCCATCTTTATGCAGTGTTTGAAGTCACACACTTCTCCTG GTACTGGCTGTGGTACACCACCAAGACCTACATTGGAGGCATTGCCAAGAAAGTCTATGAGCGACTACGTATGTACCAGGTGAACTTTATtgctctgcagaggaagaaagacCCCGAGCAAGTCCTGCTACAGTGTGTCCCCAAGCACAAG GTTGACCCAGTGCTGAAGAAGCTGCAGGACCGTTATCGAGGCCCTGAGCCGTCTGACATGGTGGAGATGTTTGAGGGAGAGCAATTTTTTGCAGCTTTTGAGCGAGGCATCAGCATTGATATGG ATCGCCCTGACTGTGTGGATGGACGgctctcatttattttttattcccaCTTGAAGAACATGAAGGAAATCTATGTGACCTCCCCTGTAGACAGGAAAGGCCAAGCTGTAAAAGGCCAG GTCTCTTTCTACCGAGGGGCAGTTCCTGAGAGCATCCCTGAAGATgccagcaggaggaggaaaggaccAAACTCCCTCTGGCTCGCTACTCTACCCATCAAACTGCCT CGATTGAGACCCCGCTGGGGTGAGAACCCAGGTCCTCTGAATggcttctccttccctcctttgaACCTGGGAAATGCGGAGACCGGGTACCTGACCCAGGCAAACCTGCTGAGCATAGCCAGGCGTGTGGGAGCCGACTGGCAGGCCATCGGCCTCAGCCTGGGCTTGACCTACCAGCAGATCGAGCGCATAGGGTACAACAACAG AGAGGACCTAGATAAGCAGATTCTGGACATGCTTTTCTCGTGGGCTCAACAAAACTTGGAGGATCCTGACTGTGTGAGCAAGTTGATTACAGCCATGAAAGACAGCGGGCGCCAGGACATCGCTGACGACATCGAAGCCATCATCAATCTGGGACGGCAGAAGTACAGGGAGTCCATCCGGCGGGTGGGCTTGGAGCAGGAGAGCAGCACCGAGGACTCTGCAGTCGCCATGGTGTAG